One genomic segment of Nocardioides cavernaquae includes these proteins:
- a CDS encoding DUF7594 domain-containing protein, with protein MQSRMQRMGLAAGASLTAAALAAGALITLTAQSASAATVTVVPTADTRVQSNAATTNYGTSTTLGVDASEVQQTFMKFNITGVTGTITSAKLRVHVKNASGAESTSGGTWKLMSNTSWSETGVTYNNRPAIDGATLGTIGSVAINTWYEIDVTGKIPSSGVISIGGSSTSSNGADFDSRETTLDPQLVITTGTEPSPSPTTTTTAPPPSGDPIFVGAGDIASTGSGDNATANLIAAMPSSATVFAAGDNAYPDGTLSNYNTNYHPSWGQFKARTIPAPGNHEYHTSGASGYFDYFGALAGPNRNGWFSKDIGNWHVISLNSEVNMAAGSPQETWLRQDLAANSKPCTIAMWHSPLFTSGSHGPDSSVRPLYQALYDHNADVVVTGHNHNYERFAPMNPSGAVDNTRGIRHFVNGAGGSSHYNFTSVAANSQARNADTYGVLKFTLHANSYDWQFVPESGKTWTDSGTTACH; from the coding sequence ATGCAGTCTCGAATGCAGCGCATGGGCCTTGCGGCCGGCGCATCCCTCACCGCTGCGGCCCTTGCCGCCGGCGCTTTGATCACCCTCACGGCGCAGAGTGCGTCTGCCGCCACCGTCACGGTCGTCCCGACCGCGGACACCCGCGTCCAGAGCAACGCCGCCACCACCAACTACGGCACCAGCACGACGCTCGGGGTCGACGCCTCCGAGGTCCAGCAGACCTTCATGAAGTTCAACATCACCGGAGTCACCGGCACCATCACGAGCGCCAAGCTTCGCGTGCACGTCAAGAACGCTTCCGGTGCCGAGTCGACCAGCGGTGGCACGTGGAAGCTGATGTCGAACACCTCCTGGTCGGAGACGGGCGTCACCTACAACAACCGCCCGGCGATCGACGGAGCGACGCTCGGAACCATCGGGTCGGTCGCGATCAACACCTGGTACGAGATCGACGTAACCGGCAAGATCCCGTCCAGTGGCGTGATCTCGATCGGTGGCAGCTCGACGAGCTCGAACGGCGCTGACTTCGACTCCCGCGAGACGACGCTCGACCCGCAGCTGGTGATCACCACGGGCACCGAGCCGAGCCCGAGCCCGACGACCACGACGACCGCGCCCCCGCCGAGCGGCGACCCGATCTTCGTCGGTGCGGGCGACATCGCGAGCACCGGTTCGGGTGACAACGCGACGGCCAACCTGATCGCGGCGATGCCGTCGTCCGCGACCGTGTTCGCTGCCGGTGACAACGCCTACCCCGACGGCACGTTGTCGAACTACAACACGAACTACCACCCGTCGTGGGGCCAGTTCAAGGCGCGCACCATCCCGGCGCCGGGCAACCACGAGTACCACACCAGCGGTGCGTCGGGTTACTTCGACTACTTCGGTGCGCTGGCCGGCCCGAACCGCAACGGCTGGTTCTCCAAGGACATCGGCAACTGGCACGTGATCTCGCTGAACTCCGAGGTCAACATGGCCGCGGGTTCGCCGCAGGAGACCTGGCTGCGTCAGGACCTGGCCGCCAACAGCAAGCCGTGCACCATCGCGATGTGGCACAGCCCGCTGTTCACCTCCGGCAGCCACGGCCCGGACAGCTCGGTCAGGCCGCTGTACCAGGCGCTGTACGACCACAACGCCGACGTGGTCGTGACCGGTCACAACCACAACTACGAGCGGTTCGCACCGATGAACCCGAGCGGTGCGGTCGACAACACCCGCGGCATCCGGCACTTCGTGAACGGTGCGGGTGGTTCAAGCCACTACAACTTCACCTCCGTGGCGGCCAACAGCCAGGCGCGGAACGCCGACACCTACGGCGTCCTGAAGTTCACGCTGCACGCGAACAGCTATGACTGGCAGTTCGTGCCGGAGTCCGGCAAGACCTGGACCGACAGCGGCACCACCGCCTGTCACTGA
- a CDS encoding DUF7594 domain-containing protein, translating into MPFQPKRTALAGGASIAAAVVVSGALVTLTSPSATAAVVTLAPAADTYVSEASPTTNFGTAPTVTVDRTPKARSFTKFTVSGMTEPVSTATMRLHVASNGGSKNAGTLQLTSNTSWSETALTWNNQPAIDGTTIASLGKVAAGTWIEVDVTAAVTGNGTYSFAGVSTNADDALFDSRESSFAPQLVITTAPEPTPTPTPTGGGGDAIFVGAGDIANSGSGDTATAALIAALPSTATVWAAGDNAYSSGTLSEYNTYYEPTWGQFKARTIPAPGNHEYGTSGASGYFDYFGALAGPNRNGWFSKDVGDWHVISLNSEVNAAAGSPQEQWLRQDLAANTKPCTIAMWHSPLFTSGSHAPDSSVRPLYQALYDHNADVVIQGHNHNYERFAPMNPTGGVDNTRGITSFVNGAGGAGHYNFNGVAANSVVRNSDTLGVLKFTLRASSADFEFIPQAGKTFRDSGTITCH; encoded by the coding sequence ATGCCGTTCCAGCCCAAGCGCACCGCGCTGGCCGGGGGAGCCTCCATCGCTGCTGCGGTGGTCGTCTCCGGCGCCCTCGTCACCCTCACGTCGCCCAGCGCCACCGCTGCGGTCGTCACCCTCGCCCCGGCCGCGGACACCTACGTCTCCGAGGCCTCGCCCACCACCAACTTCGGTACGGCACCCACGGTGACCGTGGACCGTACGCCGAAGGCACGGTCCTTCACGAAGTTCACCGTGTCGGGCATGACCGAACCTGTCTCCACCGCCACGATGCGCCTTCACGTGGCCAGCAACGGCGGATCCAAGAACGCCGGAACCCTTCAGCTCACGTCGAACACCTCGTGGAGCGAGACGGCCCTGACCTGGAACAACCAGCCCGCCATTGACGGCACCACGATCGCCAGCCTCGGCAAGGTGGCCGCTGGCACCTGGATCGAGGTCGACGTGACCGCCGCGGTCACCGGCAATGGCACCTACTCGTTCGCCGGTGTCTCGACGAATGCCGACGACGCGCTCTTCGACTCGCGCGAGTCATCGTTCGCGCCGCAGCTGGTCATCACGACCGCACCGGAACCGACGCCCACTCCGACCCCGACCGGAGGGGGCGGCGACGCGATCTTCGTCGGTGCCGGCGACATCGCCAACAGCGGATCGGGCGACACGGCGACAGCGGCGCTGATCGCCGCACTGCCGAGCACCGCCACCGTCTGGGCGGCCGGTGACAACGCCTACTCGAGTGGCACGCTCTCCGAGTACAACACCTACTACGAGCCGACCTGGGGCCAGTTCAAGGCGCGCACCATCCCGGCCCCCGGCAACCACGAGTACGGGACCTCGGGTGCCTCGGGCTACTTCGACTACTTCGGTGCGCTGGCCGGCCCGAACCGCAACGGCTGGTTCTCCAAGGACGTCGGCGACTGGCACGTCATCTCGCTCAACTCGGAGGTGAACGCCGCGGCCGGTTCCCCGCAGGAACAGTGGCTGCGCCAGGACCTCGCCGCCAACACGAAGCCGTGCACGATCGCGATGTGGCACAGCCCGCTGTTCACCTCGGGCAGCCACGCGCCCGACTCGTCGGTCCGCCCGCTCTACCAGGCGTTGTACGACCACAACGCCGACGTCGTGATCCAGGGCCACAACCACAACTACGAGCGGTTCGCGCCGATGAACCCGACCGGGGGAGTCGACAACACCCGCGGCATCACGTCGTTCGTCAATGGAGCGGGCGGTGCCGGTCACTACAACTTCAACGGCGTCGCGGCGAACAGCGTCGTGCGCAACAGCGACACCCTCGGTGTCCTGAAGTTCACGCTGCGCGCCAGCAGCGCGGACTTCGAGTTCATCCCACAGGCTGGCAAGACGTTCCGCGACAGCGGCACGATCACCTGCCACTGA
- a CDS encoding MFS transporter, translated as MYLTTVTKPKNTDRVRGRVAGNVVALGAVSLITDISSEMVAAILPVFLFLNLQLSPAAFGAIDGIYTGATALLRLAGGYIADRTQKRKLVAGIGYGLSALMKPALLLAGRSAALIGIVIAVDRAGKGLRTAPRDALITLSTAPEKLGRAFGVHRAMDSTGAFLGPLVAMAVLALTSDSFDAVFVTSFCIALFGVLVLVLFVRDHREPLEDAPRVDFSQVGTMVRTPAVARLLLASCILGLVTIGDGFVYLILQGREDLSIAWFPLLSVGTMAVYMLLAVPLGTLGDRIGLRTVLVGGYVALGLVYLLLVLPIHGVLSLALSVVLYGCFYAATNGVLIALAGPVIPAGLRTTGIALIQTGQALAYLVSSVAFGVAWGIWGPEAAVKVSIAAVVVGIAASWFLLRRTDERVDS; from the coding sequence GTGTATCTCACTACGGTCACCAAGCCGAAGAACACCGATCGGGTGCGGGGACGGGTGGCGGGCAACGTCGTCGCGTTGGGTGCCGTCAGCCTGATCACCGACATCTCGTCGGAGATGGTCGCGGCGATCCTGCCCGTCTTCCTCTTCCTGAACCTGCAGCTCTCGCCTGCGGCGTTCGGCGCCATCGACGGCATCTACACGGGCGCGACCGCGCTGCTGCGGCTCGCCGGCGGCTACATCGCTGACCGCACGCAGAAGCGCAAGCTCGTCGCCGGCATCGGCTACGGCCTCTCCGCCCTCATGAAGCCGGCGCTCCTCCTCGCCGGGCGCTCGGCCGCCCTCATCGGCATCGTCATTGCCGTCGACCGCGCCGGCAAGGGCCTGCGCACGGCGCCGCGCGACGCACTGATCACGCTCTCGACGGCACCCGAGAAGCTCGGGCGCGCCTTCGGCGTCCACCGCGCCATGGACAGCACGGGCGCCTTCCTCGGTCCGCTGGTGGCGATGGCCGTGCTCGCCCTGACCTCGGACTCCTTCGACGCTGTCTTCGTCACCAGCTTCTGCATCGCCCTCTTCGGCGTACTGGTCCTCGTGCTCTTCGTCCGCGACCACCGGGAGCCGCTGGAGGACGCGCCGCGCGTCGACTTCAGCCAGGTCGGCACGATGGTCCGCACGCCGGCGGTCGCCCGCCTGCTCCTCGCTTCGTGCATCCTCGGTCTGGTCACGATCGGCGATGGCTTCGTGTACCTCATCCTCCAGGGCCGCGAGGACCTCAGCATCGCCTGGTTCCCACTGCTGTCGGTCGGCACCATGGCGGTCTACATGCTGCTGGCCGTGCCACTCGGCACGCTCGGCGACCGGATCGGCCTGCGCACCGTGCTCGTCGGTGGCTACGTCGCGCTCGGACTGGTCTACCTGCTCCTGGTGCTGCCGATCCATGGCGTGCTGTCGCTCGCCCTGAGCGTCGTCCTCTACGGCTGCTTCTACGCCGCCACCAACGGCGTGCTCATCGCACTCGCCGGACCGGTGATCCCGGCAGGCCTCCGCACGACCGGCATCGCGCTGATCCAGACCGGTCAGGCACTCGCCTACCTCGTCTCCTCGGTCGCGTTCGGCGTCGCGTGGGGCATCTGGGGTCCCGAGGCTGCCGTGAAGGTGTCGATCGCCGCCGTCGTGGTCGGCATCGCGGCCAGCTGGTTCCTGCTCCGTCGCACCGACGAAAGGGTCGACTCATGA
- a CDS encoding HupE/UreJ family protein has product MRVLWKALVAAALVVLLAPSPAQAHPMDFSKVRLVVEEEAVRGTVEIAVPALQQVLGSDFSAADEADLTAYLRGHIAAGTDGKHWPLSFGTTETRQHEGMAWVTTSFSFASGAAAGNDFLFEYDAVTAEVARHEADVVVTDAGGHTVVSGVLTHMIPAVTIEREASTGVSAMAGQGSRHVLEGADHLLFLMTLLLPAPLVAVGGRWVRRRSVSGSTSAVVRVATAFTVGHSLTLVAAAQQWVSAPSGPVEVVIAISVGVAALHALRPLVRGGEDLIAVGFGLVHGLAFAGILADLGLDGSASWPALLGFNLGIELAQLAVVALVFPSLYALSTTRWYAGFRIAGASAVLVASTGWALDRLGVLHNPLAPVEDAAVGHPWIVVGALATLAIVAVARERLAPEPLPA; this is encoded by the coding sequence ATGCGTGTGCTCTGGAAGGCGCTCGTCGCCGCCGCCCTGGTCGTTCTGCTCGCTCCTTCACCGGCACAGGCCCACCCGATGGACTTCAGCAAGGTCCGCCTCGTCGTCGAGGAGGAAGCCGTTCGCGGCACCGTCGAGATCGCGGTGCCGGCCCTGCAGCAGGTGCTCGGCTCCGACTTCAGCGCGGCCGACGAGGCCGACCTGACGGCGTACCTGCGCGGGCACATCGCGGCCGGCACCGACGGCAAGCACTGGCCGCTCTCCTTCGGCACGACCGAGACCCGCCAGCACGAGGGCATGGCCTGGGTGACGACCAGCTTCTCCTTCGCCTCGGGCGCGGCGGCGGGCAACGACTTCCTCTTCGAGTACGACGCGGTGACCGCCGAGGTGGCCCGGCACGAGGCGGATGTCGTCGTGACCGACGCCGGCGGTCACACGGTGGTGAGCGGGGTGCTGACGCACATGATCCCGGCGGTCACCATCGAGCGCGAGGCGTCGACCGGCGTCTCCGCGATGGCCGGCCAGGGTTCCCGCCACGTGCTCGAGGGTGCGGACCACCTGCTCTTCCTGATGACGCTTCTGCTCCCCGCACCCCTCGTCGCGGTGGGTGGTCGCTGGGTACGCCGCCGCTCGGTGTCGGGATCCACCTCGGCCGTCGTGCGGGTGGCCACCGCCTTCACGGTCGGTCACTCCCTGACCCTCGTCGCAGCGGCACAGCAGTGGGTCTCGGCACCGTCCGGCCCGGTCGAGGTCGTGATCGCGATCTCGGTCGGCGTCGCGGCGCTGCACGCGCTCCGGCCGCTCGTCCGTGGCGGCGAGGACCTCATCGCCGTCGGGTTCGGCCTCGTGCACGGCCTCGCCTTCGCGGGCATCCTCGCCGACCTCGGCCTGGACGGGTCGGCGTCGTGGCCAGCGCTGCTCGGGTTCAACCTCGGCATCGAGCTCGCGCAGCTCGCGGTCGTGGCCCTGGTCTTCCCATCGCTCTACGCACTCTCGACCACCCGCTGGTACGCCGGGTTCCGGATCGCCGGCGCCTCAGCCGTCCTCGTCGCCTCCACCGGGTGGGCACTGGATCGCCTCGGTGTTCTCCACAACCCGCTGGCCCCGGTCGAGGACGCGGCCGTCGGACACCCCTGGATCGTCGTGGGCGCCCTCGCCACACTCGCGATCGTCGCTGTCGCACGCGAGCGTCTGGCGCCCGAGCCACTCCCCGCCTGA
- a CDS encoding VWA domain-containing protein, whose product MRRLLALALLSAPVAIGAAGVPVAHADGDHSTRVMLLVDASASMSGQTGGGITRMEAASRAVSGAAARLGPREEVGLQVYGSGQAAGCDDTRVLLAPRVGTEAKLRDALVPSSPPASRGESPLGPALQRAGEALGSRGPRAIVLVAHGAPTCDPDPVVAAAQLTASDPDLRIHVIGVDVTGAQRDTLRRVAAAGDGVYRDAHGAAALAEAVDGTLTRATQVFLGGGIPAAGGDSAAESTEVRSGTWFDTLGAQGTGHAEGWFVFERVLAESTLHVHASVRIPEDPAHVGDEVGLEIEAFAGERSCGSATARGTASTDAIVSAYLPVPDLADGDEGCRDARRLGVVVRRTDQAGVPALPVEMYAAEEAPAPDEPLTPVAADGEGARVALISPGAVQAGAPTFAQAPELAEGAHRGLIVPGETQVFRVPVGWGQRLGAAVQFPAGEGVTGSIRVISPNRAGVVDQQETSAGSVEVHTPTVAYGNRTSSTASVAAANVAGDYYVLVSASAADTMSRAEVPFVLGVAVSGKEQPRPAYRGALVPSAETGTGTASEATDGGKARIGWIAALAVVFGLGAGAAAWFGTRRS is encoded by the coding sequence ATGCGTCGTCTGCTCGCCCTTGCCCTCCTCTCCGCCCCCGTTGCGATCGGTGCCGCCGGTGTTCCGGTGGCCCACGCGGACGGTGACCACTCGACCCGGGTGATGCTGCTCGTCGACGCCTCGGCGTCGATGTCCGGTCAAACCGGGGGAGGCATCACCCGGATGGAGGCGGCCAGCCGAGCGGTCTCCGGTGCCGCCGCCCGCCTCGGCCCGCGCGAGGAGGTCGGCCTGCAGGTCTACGGCTCGGGTCAGGCCGCCGGCTGCGACGACACCCGGGTCCTGCTGGCACCGCGTGTCGGGACTGAGGCGAAGCTCCGCGACGCGCTGGTCCCGTCGTCACCGCCGGCGTCCCGTGGTGAGAGCCCGCTCGGCCCGGCGTTGCAGCGGGCCGGAGAGGCGCTCGGGTCCCGGGGACCACGCGCCATCGTCCTCGTTGCGCACGGTGCGCCCACCTGTGACCCCGATCCGGTCGTGGCAGCGGCGCAGCTCACCGCGTCGGACCCGGACCTCCGCATCCATGTCATCGGCGTCGACGTCACCGGCGCCCAGCGCGACACACTGCGACGGGTCGCCGCCGCGGGCGACGGCGTCTACCGCGACGCGCACGGTGCGGCCGCGCTGGCGGAAGCGGTCGACGGCACACTCACCCGGGCCACCCAGGTCTTCCTCGGGGGAGGCATCCCCGCAGCCGGAGGCGACTCCGCCGCGGAGTCCACCGAGGTGCGGTCCGGGACCTGGTTCGACACCCTCGGCGCCCAGGGAACGGGCCACGCCGAGGGGTGGTTCGTGTTCGAGCGGGTGCTCGCGGAGTCGACGCTCCACGTGCACGCATCGGTCCGCATCCCGGAGGACCCGGCTCACGTGGGTGACGAGGTCGGCCTGGAGATCGAGGCCTTCGCCGGGGAGCGCTCCTGCGGCTCGGCAACCGCTCGTGGCACGGCGAGCACCGACGCGATCGTTTCGGCCTACCTCCCGGTGCCGGACCTCGCCGACGGCGACGAGGGCTGCCGGGATGCCCGTCGGCTCGGTGTCGTGGTGCGACGCACCGACCAGGCGGGGGTGCCGGCGCTCCCCGTCGAGATGTACGCCGCCGAGGAAGCGCCCGCTCCCGACGAGCCGCTGACGCCGGTCGCGGCCGACGGAGAGGGCGCGCGGGTCGCGCTGATCTCGCCCGGCGCCGTACAGGCGGGGGCTCCGACCTTCGCGCAGGCGCCCGAGCTGGCGGAAGGAGCGCACCGGGGCCTCATCGTGCCCGGCGAGACGCAGGTCTTCCGCGTTCCCGTGGGATGGGGACAGCGACTGGGTGCCGCCGTGCAGTTCCCGGCCGGCGAGGGGGTCACCGGAAGCATCCGCGTGATCAGCCCGAACCGGGCCGGCGTCGTCGACCAGCAGGAGACCTCGGCAGGCTCGGTGGAGGTCCACACGCCGACGGTCGCCTACGGCAACCGCACCTCTTCGACGGCGTCCGTGGCTGCGGCGAACGTGGCAGGGGACTACTACGTGCTCGTCAGTGCATCGGCGGCCGACACGATGTCCCGGGCCGAGGTGCCGTTCGTGCTGGGCGTCGCGGTGTCGGGCAAGGAGCAGCCGCGCCCGGCGTACCGCGGTGCCCTGGTCCCGAGCGCGGAGACCGGCACCGGCACGGCGTCGGAGGCGACCGATGGCGGGAAGGCCCGCATCGGTTGGATCGCCGCACTCGCTGTTGTGTTCGGCCTCGGAGCCGGCGCGGCGGCGTGGTTCGGCACGCGCCGAAGCTGA